AGAAAAAATAGTTAAAGTTGGGTGAAAACATTGACCCATTCTTTTATTTCCCAATCCTCATCCAGCTATTGCTCCCATTTAAGCATGTACAGAAATTGGGGTGGAAGAGGATGTGAAGATGCTATAGATAACGCAATAGCATCTACACATTCTGACAACAGAAAACTTTTATAAGATGTACTAGGTACAATGTAAGTAGTTAATGGAGGGGCATGAATCAGAATTGTTATAAAGTTGGCCAAATGTATCCAATTGCACATTTCCAAACATGCACATTTCTTGTTTTTTGTGTCAGGTGATCTCTGGATTGTACTCAATAGTATAATACTGGTTTATGTCTACTGAATCAGTAGATAACAACAGTAGACAGTAAAAATGTTTTAATCCAGCAGATTACTTCTGGGGGCATTAAAGGTCTGCTGAGAACTATGATGCAATCATTTATTTAATTTACAATATTGTAATCCCATGaaaatgccttgtacacacaatgacgAAATCAAATGAAAAATACCTCTTTTGGAGAGATCCTCGACAGTTCATGTGACATTATTTgaagggacaagcatgaaaatgtttctcgtacgataccagagcGAATGGTTTTTgtgtaattagtatagtatttCTAGGGaaaaaattgtgtgaccaagacCACCATGCATGCTTGGAAATGAAAAATTACAATTCATTACAtaacttccgaagttgtattttgTTGTACGAGTATTTGGGTAACTTTAGTTACCAATTGGCTTTCGataggagactagcatgcaaaacaaTATGGACGATCATTCGTCTCATATTGTCATTGTGTGCAGGAGAGGGAAGCAAAGGTGAATATGTCCTACTGGATAAGGTAGTAATTTAAATTACTATTTCTTTGGCCTGCTTGGGCAAAGCGCATGTTTACTTTAAAGGAGCCTTTGGCAATGTATGGTTGGCTTAAACTAACTTTTGATATTTTAGACCATCAGAAATTGTGGTGAGACTTAACAGACTGCTGGAACGGTGTCTCAGAAATTCCAAGTGTATTGACACTGAGTCACTTTGTGTTCAGGCAGGAGAGAAGGTGAGTGGATTGTTACAAGTACTAGTATGTATTTGTTCTATAGTAGTGGTAATGTGTGTGGGCAAACCAATGCCAGAAaaaaagcttaaagaggaagtccagcctgagttttttaggctgggcttcttctctgggtcacaggagtgaaattaattttgcactcctgtgacccgttttcagcggagagcggtctgaagtccgaggcatcagtcgaggcagctcatcatcccgacttccaagtctggatctgcTAGCTGCCTTCATTGATGGCAGACTCAGCGAGCTGCTAAAGAGggacgctccccgcccctccacagctcagagctccaatgagcgtggagaagcagagaggagagatgctgactgacagtcagcagctcttctCTCGGATCTGTGAAAAACGAGCCACCTgcaatgttcggtggctcggttctcagtgcagagacggcggggggcagctgcagcatcggtctgatgctccatccacataggtaagCATTAatctaaaatttttttaaaaatcccatacTTCGCTCTTAAATACTAGCTGTGAGGTTTTCTACTCGTTTTTATGGACATCGGATAATACCATATATCCCTAACGTTTCTGGCAACAAGCCCCATTTTTTGATTTTAGTTGAGCCtgtttatctttaaccacttgacctctggaaggttttcctcctttcatgaccaggccattttttgctattcctgtaactggcaattgcatcgtcatgcaacactctacccaaactaaatttttatataatatatattttttttttcacacaaatagagatttttttcagGGGTATTCGTGGTTTATTGAGAAAAACACAAGAGTCGCGCTATAAAGACAGCAAAAACTGGTGAAATGTGTAAATCACACACAATAGTGAAATCTGAAAACCATGTATAATAAAATCACATATATGAAAAGCTTGATACTGTAAAAATTACTCGTATAATATTGGTGACAAGTCTCTGTGAATAGTGGCACCTAATAATAACCACTCGTGCTGGAAACCGAACagtaaagtccataaaaaacaaTCCTGATCCACTCCGTGAAAAAATGTGATCCACCACcgaaaaatggaaggggtatctccttaccagaaggccatgatccCTCACCACAGAGGATCATAGCAAGCTAGAACCGCTGTGACTCGTACTCGGCATCAAACCTGGTCTGCTTAAGTCTTCGGATCATCACATGGTTGAAACCAAACCAATAAGAAGTGGACCGTGTAACAAAAATAGAAAACTCCGATAGTGTTAAACCTTATGAGTTTAATGATTCGCttttaaaattacacttacatgAATGCAGCAAAAGGTAAGCCTTAAGACCGGTCTTAGTGATTTATGGGTGTCATATAATTTTAGAGTTGCTGCTTTTTAtccatattatatatgtttttgggtttattCCCCCAATCTCAAACTTTATATGTTTATGTATTTCACATGctttagcgcgttttttttttttttttgtatattttttctattcgtggtttaaaaaaaaaattttttttgtttgttttttttttttttttataaatgaaccaagattgaacattttgaaaaaactattttctactttctgttattaaACATATCtagtaaaatctaatttcttcaaacatttaggccaaaatgtattctacctgactttgttagaaaaaataaaatcccaataagtgtatattgattggtttgtgtgaaagttatagcgtctacaaactatggtgtgtaataaaaaaaaaaaaattatatatatatatatatatatatatatatatatatatatatatatatatatatatatatatatatatatatattataaaaatgagtactgatggcctatctaatttcttgaggcctttAAAATGCCGGGGAGGCATGGTGAGttggttttttgaagttgcaatttttttttgtcacagttttttggaaaatgtatttatttatttcttttacatactgtcaccagtgcaggacAGCTttatcatatgactgatgtggcggtgatcTGAGATACTGACTGGTGTGACAgtatgtttaacaaaaaaaaatgtattccagtGACTAGATATATTTTTATGATGATCATTGTAACTGCAATGTTTtcagctgtcatgaatgggttacactcataacagctgtgatttactagtgatctgtgatttggATACAGCTAATCGCAtattacagggtgctgtgatttgcTCAAgtgccatgtgatagctgtgggccaatcacagcatcactcaatcagaaacacagctgttatgaatgaaatgcattcataaattcgtaacagctgagtgatgctgtgattggcccacagctttgCCTTTGGCAGCCAGGTACTGGGATCCGCGATCTGCTGTTTCCAGGGGACACAGAAGCCGTGGGAGCGGCATGCTGCATGCCCCTAACCTGAAACGGGCTGGATGACTAATATGTACGTAATCCAGACTGCCCGTGTCGGCTGTCCACAGTAAACATACtgtgggcggtcagcaagtggttaattgtgccTGAAAAATTCCCAACAAATTAAGGATCATTTGTTTTTTCTTACTGGTAGAAAAGATACATTTGCAACTTGTGCCCAAATATATTGTCCAGATGCATGAGGAAGATGACAGGTTGTTTGGTGCTTTTATAAAGGACTTGTGCGAACAGGCTTATGAAAATAGGTAGCATTGTTCTCTGCCAGAATTTGTCAGAAAAAAATGTCTGTAATGTATGCATGTTTTATGGGCGTATGGCGCTTGAGCGCTAatgcattctactggccagaatatATATTTATCctggccattggaatacatttacATGCTTAtgcatgtgtgtgtttgtttgtttttttttttttttttgtttctgctcaaaagctcctcctcagaaggtgcctttttggtgcattttttttttttcttctgcctgtaagcactctttaaaaaaaaaaaaaaacatctgcatggccacataggctaaTATAGAGGGGCTTTTACaggcataaaaaaagaaaatatgaatatTTGTATAAGCGCCATTTTGTTAAGTCTTAGGATACAGGCACCTATTATTGCATGCTGTCAGATTGATGAGATTTATAGGTGGTATCAGAGAAGTGTTCTAGTGACTAGTGAACGAAAAgagtggcttaaaaaaaaaatacttttggaaAGCAGAAAACCTGTTTTTGTTTTAAAAGTTTCTTGCTTTGCACACTCCTTTCTACTGCAGGTGTGGCAGGTTCGTGTTGATTTACACCTACTAAATCATGAAGGTAACATAATTGATGCAGCAAGCATAGCAGCTATTGCAGCACTATGTCACTTCCGAAGGCCAGACGTATCTGTTCAAGGAGAAGAGGTCACTGTGGTGGGTTTCACATTTGTACTGTAcaattttactgtgtgtgtgtgtgtgtgtgtgtgtgtgtgtgtgtgttatatcgTATATGTAAACACAATTCTGTCTTGAAGGCAAATCCACACGTTGCATTAGACACAGATTGCTGCATACTGTTTAGTGATTTCTTACAAAATCTCAGTATGAAATATCAGCACTTGAGTTTCTGAATCTGCCCAGCCAGTAGGAGTGTCTCTTTCCTGCTGTTGCTTTTCAATTcacctatttttttatatttaaagtggtatCAAACTCAAacgtttaatatattgcagcttactaattcttagatgtgatgtctgcattagttttttcttttttaggcgccctttcttctatttttattggtgatgtggccagtaagtgttatttttcaacagaacaagctctgtTCCAGACGTATCAGtttacaggaatgagacaaactatttaccactgacaagggtgcttacaatgatgagcttttatttatgaaaaaaatgtatcCCAAAAGCAAAGCTGctttaactgattataaagtgtaagctggggtttgacttcaatttgttagtgtatgttAATCTGCTAGTATgtataatcacccccccccccccccccccccccctcagagcaGTGGCTCTTTCTCTGTCCTTCCTCATAGGACTTAGATGGCAGCAGTTGGTGTCTATCACAGCCTATGAGGTGAGAGCGGGGGGCCGAGCCAcattgtgtgtgtcaatagacgcacacagtgcagctcaggatTGGAAGCACTCTGAAGGCAGAAGGAGCCAGAATcattggcgggggaccccagaagaggaggattggggctatgTGCAAAATCATTGTGCATaaatcaaatgtttacatttgcttAAACTCAGAGAACCGATCATGGCTGGTCTTATGCAAATACTTTTGTTATAAAATTATAACTATTTAAGAATATTTTGAgagatttatttgttttttttacttttgctctgCTGATTCATGGCTCTGTAGTCAGAAAACGTAAACTGGGCAAAGCAGTGAGTTTTATTTTAATGCCTCCCTCCTTTGCAGCACGTATTCATATTTTCTTCACCCCCCCACATGAGAAATAAAGTAACCAGTACCCGTGTGTATGAGGAAACATGCAACCAATTCCCTTCCTCCTATGTGCTTGGTTAAGGCAGCAGTGCTGTTAACATAGGGGTGGGGAGACCTTTCCTAGCCCTGTGTGATCCAATGACTAGAGTTACATGGAGCTTACAGAGGGTCTTCCTTCCTTGCCCCTTCTGGGGGTGTAGAAGGAAGGCAAGTATGTGCTACTCTTGGGCTCAGCGTTAATTTAATCCTTTTGCTTTGCCCTTCATGGGTAAAGTGCAGGTTTGTTTTAGAAATAACTTTTTGGATGAGCTTAATCCATGGTTGGGTTCTATTTAAGCTATTTTCTATGTATActtaaaatcatgtttttttttttccttattttgatTAGTATTCCCTAGAAGAACGGGAACCTGTTCCACTGAGCATCCATCACATGCCCATTTGTGTCAGCTTTGCCTTTTTCCAGCAAGGGTAAGAAATAGAAGACTAGAAAATACATCATTGTATGTTCTCTTTTATTAGGCCAGCTTAAAACTTTGTTTCTGATTTAAAAAGTGTGTGCTTTTGTGGTTCTCTGCAAACTATGTTCCAATAGTAATTTGACATGGCTCTTTAACCTATGCCTTGGTGTTTATAAAGTGTAATAAACCACTTATAGGAGAGAAGATGCCCCTATCCACTCTTTGTTATACTCCACAAAGCTACTCCATACCACACTACAGTTTTATGCCCTATTCATAAAATGTAGCCCATGATGTGGAGTATGCAATGTCCTGTGGAGTTctcttttaaagcagtagtaaaccgctgaaaaaaaaaaccctgcaagaccatagcataatgtgctagtatgcatatcacatactagcacattatgaaatgcttaccttagaacaaagcccccgcAGCGCTTCGGTCAccactgagggggctgacatgttccctctgcgtttcttccaggtttgcgggctccgtTGCTTGTGCATGGGAGCTCTGAAGTTCCAGCACAATCCGCCgaacgtcagcggctgcatgtagggtgaatatctcctaaactgtgcaggtttaggagatattcattttacctacaggtaagccttattataggcttacctgtaggtaaaaacgaCCAAGGGGGGTGTACAGCcgttttaatttgtttataaatatgctTGGTTTAGTTATAGCTGAGATGATCAAATCATCAAACACATCCAGTGCTCGTGTCTTTTCTGGAGTGTCCCAGCTGCTCCATCTGTCCCAGACTCCCTCACAGGCATGTGCCTCAATTTGTTCTGTCTTGGGCACCTCTCACGGCTCCCTTGCAATCACTGACCCCCGGTAGGGCCCTTGGCTTTAAGATGAATGCAGCACACACTTGCATCATTAGTGTGGCTGCTTCCAAGAAAAGCTGGCCCAGACCGCCATATTAAACAGTAGTGGCACAAGCTCgccctgccacaatatatatatcagCAACGGTACCTACTGTTTATATATGGTGATTTATTGCCAAGTATGCATAAATATTTTAGGAATGGTctcgcttcctcctccttctttatttcttttttttttttttttttttcctgtaaaactGGGTCATAAGTTCCCTGAGCTATTGAAGTTTTTCTATACATTGCAAATATTTGTAGTTATGTTGGCTAAATATGTAAAGATATTTCAGTTccctttcatttttaattttgcaTATAGCACATATTTATTGGTGGATCCCAGTGAACGTGAGGAACGGGTCATGGATGGCCTTCTAGTGATCGCAATGAACAAGCACAGAGAGATTTGTACTATCCAATCAAGTGGGGGAATCATGCTGCTAAAAGAACAGGTGATACCTATATGTTCAGTGGTCTCACATCCTTCAGTAGGCTGGTTGATttgaaggacaagttcacctttttccccccaaaaaatgcacattttttgcaggtaaaaaaaaatgtgcatttattattttttgttgcaggaacctgtaaagcattgcaccagcggtcAGCAGATACTAGTTTTAATAACGAGCAGATTTCCAAATTCTGGTATAAAGCTGCTGAACACCATTTTCTTGTTGGGCTATGTAATGTAAATCATCCTAATCCTTGTGGTTTCCTGGAGCTATTAGAGATGCTGGCTGTGGGAAAATTAAATAGTGGTTGGTAAATGGTGTGGTCAGGCTTGGCTATATATTGTATCTACAGTATTTTAAATCTATGCAAGATAGAAGACTTAAAACATATATTAGCTCTTCCCCTCGACAAATGTGCAAAGACCTATATATATGTGTTATTTTACATGGGGGAAGAGGGAGATGTATAtcatatgtgcttttatatggggAGGAAGGTGACCATGTGTGCTTCTATGTGAGGGCATAAGGAGGCATAATCAATATACGTGCTTTGATATTGGGGTATGGGGAGGAAGTGACCTATATGTGcttcttcttctttttgtttttttttttttatagggtggAAGGGGCTTGTACATGTGGTGTTATGCAGGAGCATGGGGGGGGAAAGGGTGCTCTATCTCTATTGGGGGAAGGGACCTGTATATGTACTATTGCATGAGGAAAAGGCTCATATATGTGCTCTTAAACAGGGGCATGGGGAGAAAGGGGCCCATGTGTGTGTGCTTTTTACATAGTGGCATGGAGAGAAAAGGACCCATATATGTGGGATTACACATGGGGGAATTGGCAAGAAGGGGCCCATGTGTGTGCTTTTACACAAGAGCATTGGGGGAAGGGGCCTATAAATGCGTGCTTTTACATGGGGAGGCAGGTGCCCATTTTGTGTCTGCTTGTACACTGGGGACATGAGGAGAAAGACGGCCAAATGTTTGCTTTTTCATGAAGAAGAAGGGGCCCATATATGTGTACGTTTTCACAAAGGAAAGTGGTTGATACATATGTGTGGATTTTCTTGGGAACgtgggaaggtgtgtgtgtgtgtgtgtgtttacactggATGTAAGGGCATGTATTTGTGTATCTACAGCaatgatatacagtatgtgtgcttATATACAAGAGCGCATCGAAGAAAGGGGTCTGTATTTGCTTTTACGCAGGGGCATGGAGGGCCATATATGTGTACTTATACAAGGCAGGGCATTGCTGTATGTGTGGCTTATAGGATAGGGCAGATGAACTGGGCTGTATGTATGGTTGCATGGGAGGAGTGCAGTTACACAGAAGGGCATATGTGCCCTTACAGGGTGAGGGCTTAAAAGAAGCATGTGTCTGTCAAGCAAAAAGCTGAGAGGAGGTTGAGGCTCTCATGCTTTGTTACATGTTATTTTTCATACTGAAAAAAATATCCTTGAATTTTGGGTGCCCAACTATAATACTACCTCATTGCAACCTGTATAAAAGGGCACAAGAAGTAGGTACTATTTGTAATGCAGATGGTGATGGTTTTACTTGTGTGCATCTTGTCACATAAATGTGAATACGATGGCATGGCGTGCAGGCACCTCTGCACATCAGGTTACCAAATGGCCATACCAGTCACATGCCGTCATCTCATGTCAGTGCTTTTAGTGTCATACTGTTTCTCAAACAGGTTCTGAGGTGCAGCAAAATAACTGGCGTTAAGGTGGCTGAGATTACGGAACTGATTCAGAAAGCCCTGGAGAATGACCGAAAGGCCAGGTGAGCCAAGACTCGCTGTGGAGATGATAAAACCTGAAGGGTGGTGTGCATGTCGTTCCTTAtggtttttatgtctttttttacaGAAAGGAAGGAGGTAAATTTGGCTTTGCGGAGTCTCTTCCAGATCAGAAAATAACTGCTCTAAAGGTGGAAAAAATCCCTGTAGATACTAAAGATGTAGAGAACAAAGCTGAAGAGATCATTTGTAAATCGGAGCCTCCATCAGATGTGTATCCTTTgtaacaaatatgtcatttggacATATATACTCTTAAAAAATAAGTAGGATAAAGGGGACTTGTCACTAAACGATCCAGTTATAAAGAGTGATATGGTCTAACTGCAGCTATGCTGCTGCTTccaaaaaagaaatttaaagagtAATGATGTGCTTAGTGGTCTTGCATGCTactaaataaatgtgttttttagaAGTCATTGATGTGTCCAAATTCTCCTTCAGTCACTGACTTATGCTTTATGCACTGTTATGCAGAAATATCGAAAAGCCCTTCACCACAGTTGTAATTGGCTGTGAAATGCAGGCCCATTAAATTTGCTGAGTCCACCATCATGTGACCCTCTGATTCCCCCTATGGGAATGAAGACTGTTGACCCAGTGCTGGAGACCTgaccattccacccccccccccccccccccggtgaccaGTCTTGTGCCACTCCTCTTTGTGATATGCTCATACTGCAAGAGTCTGGGAGCCTGAGAGGACCATGCCATTGGACAGCTCATAGTGTGTCCAACTCGGCTAGGTGATGATGTGGACAAGAAAAAAAGGGCCCTTCCAGTCTGCAGTCTAGAAGATAGAAGACCTAGGTTTCACACTTGACTGAATTTAGATAATGATTTGGGGCtttgatatttttctttttcttccatcCTGGGGTGGAATAGGGTAATTTGTAGGTATGGGTGCAGAATAAACTGAACATTCCCACGGTACTGTGTAATGTAAGCAACAATCATCCACTGAAAAGTGGATTGAGGGCTCCAGATTTCTCAAATTTCAAAGGGGAATTGACCTCTGCCTGTCACAATAATGCCAGGGTTGAGAGATCTTCTTGCTGGGATCCAGGAAAGTAGCAAAGACTTGCCTTGGGATCAAACTCCCTCAACCCAACTCTACTTGAAGCATTTATTTCAGAGAGAGTTATACTTAGCTTTTTTCATCCAGCAATGGAAAACCGGTTGTTTGGGCTGCTGGCACTGCTCAGATTGGAGAGGGCGCTGGAAATGCATGGGGAGAGTTGGAGGaatcagaagaagaggaggatgaagatgaaTCAGTCCTGTTGATAGAGAGTGACACTGTCACTGCAGGGGCTACAAAGAAAAATTCAAAAGGTGAGTTATTGAATTATTGGTCAAGATCCTAGTGTGATTTGCAAGTGGAGTAGTGTATAGGAGCCATTCTGATGTCATATATAATCTGAAAGTGAAGACTGGATGCTATGCATTCCTGTTCAATATTCACTGTTTTGTTGCATGAGCTACTGTATATGTGTAAAATAAGTGAAATGGCTAGTATGTTTATTCATTAATTTAGAAGGACCTTTTTATCATAGTGAACACAAAGTTATTAGTGTGAAAATTGTTGCACACTATCCTACAGACTCGCAGTAGTAAAGCGCTAGTTCCTGTAGTAGAAttttcatattaaccaatatatattttatgttcatATTAATGtgcatatttttattaataatgttattattattcatgttgttgttgttattatttagTAGTGGTCTTCTcaatattattcaataagtaaagaaATAGTTATTAATcttgatcagggctttttttctcagacaataggtgcaggaactccccctttccgagtcaccccttttctccgcaccctacccacctcccagtaccatcccttttagacaatatagaaccaagtataattttgaggtgctaagtaatttggatgtaatttggtaatgatatcaagaaaagcagtaaaatagatcccctgcaggcagcaacaatagacccccctaacaacaatggactaACCACAAAtaaatttccccgccagcaacaatagactcccagcagcgtCAACaaatctccgcacagccagcattaatagtctgtctggctgccatcaacaatagacccctcccctaacagtagatctctttcagcaacaattgacccccccagcaacaataggtcccccaccagcaacaatagacccccttgcaaaaatagatccccagcagtgagcattaataccctgcagcacaccccagcaccccttgccattacatacagtcagtccaagaggtgccgtaactgcgttcccgctgaaaaaaaagccctgatctttATTATTATACTATGTTTgttttttccatagatttagaaattcTTCATTTTAAATgtttgaactttagatgacctcctctgcttctttctgatattttttttatagatagtttactgggtgaaagttcattaggataattcatttttagtttttaagtaagcgctaattagaaaagaaaaacttgaCAGCAGTTGATCTACAGCTTGATAACataagaacatcttatacaggtggtttagaaaaaattatgtggaatatgggaaagttgtgtacagtacattaaattaagtttgacagggtcaaacaaaggtctgcttgtgccctcattaaaactgttaaaatacattgaataaggaaatactgatatgtatgtatatattaataattagcCAATATTGAATAAAGTAATTGGCTTTGTAATAGATGATAATTTTATGTAGATGATACAGTACTTTTTTGTAAAGCccatatatgtatacatgcacatagAATTGTATAGTGAAAAActgtgagacatataacacatgaggtggggttattgaaagttaattctcccaaagttgtaaatctgttaaccaacttcaaggataaggcctctttcagacgaacgatccgttcaggtccgcctgtcaattttttAGGCCGACCTggacggaccctccatagatctctatggagcatcggatgtcagcggtgacatgtccactgacatccgacccgctccgatccgaaaaagtgtagcggaggaaaaacctacttttccatccgttatcggacctgtcatcttcctgctcagcggatgttcacggggcagatcatcatggatccgtcccgtgtgaaagagccctaagtcttATCAGGACGAGGAGggttgatttaacacagctgggtgccatactgtc
This window of the Aquarana catesbeiana isolate 2022-GZ linkage group LG01, ASM4218655v1, whole genome shotgun sequence genome carries:
- the EXOSC9 gene encoding exosome complex component RRP45, whose translation is MRDTPLSNCERAFLLQAISERKRLDGRQTYDYRNIKITFGTEYGCCIVELGKTRVLGQVSCELVAPKMNRPTEGILFFNLELTAMASPAFEPGRPSEIVVRLNRLLERCLRNSKCIDTESLCVQAGEKVWQVRVDLHLLNHEGNIIDAASIAAIAALCHFRRPDVSVQGEEVTVYSLEEREPVPLSIHHMPICVSFAFFQQGTYLLVDPSEREERVMDGLLVIAMNKHREICTIQSSGGIMLLKEQVLRCSKITGVKVAEITELIQKALENDRKARKEGGKFGFAESLPDQKITALKVEKIPVDTKDVENKAEEIICKSEPPSDVNGKPVVWAAGTAQIGEGAGNAWGELEESEEEEDEDESVLLIESDTVTAGATKKNSKDDVVMVSDDSEEEEVIILQPRAQ